In Haladaptatus cibarius D43, the sequence ACCAGTTACTTTACGGCGAATCGCATCTCCGTCATTTTACGATTCGATGCAGGGGTTCACCCTCACACGAAGGACAGGCATCAAGCGGGAGGTCGAACGCCCGCCCGCAGTTCGCACAGACGTAGTCGATGTGGTTGTTTCGAAGCCGATTGATGAGTCGCCGGAGGGACATCTTTCTTCCGAACGGGTTCAAACGATATGAAAGTAGTGGCCCTCGACTATCATTTCTGTGCGAACCGTTCGCGTCGGCGATTCAAATGAAAGGTCTTTTATTAGGCCACCGTCTACGATTGAGTGCAGAAAGACGCAGCGAGCGTGGGTAGCCAAGCTAGGCCAACGGCGCAGCGTTGAGGGCGCTGTCCCGTAGGGGTCCGCCGGTTCAAATCCGGTCCCACGCATCGCATGCGCGGCTTTGCCGCGAACACGTGAGGCGGTTTCACCGCCGAACACGATGCAGGTGGTGTGGCCAGAAACCGTGATTTCTGGCCGTTAGCCGGGACGGGTTTGCCGTTCCGGTGTTACCCTTCGAGGACATCACCCACGCACAATCCTACTGAAACAACATTCACCAGCGATTGCTGGTGAGCGTTGTCCGTATTTGTACCGACCAGCAACTGCTGGTTGATTTCTTTTACACTGACTCAAAGACGAATAGAGGCGTAGCCACGCGTCTGGAGTCGGGTTAGTTCACCCACTCCCGAAGAAACGGTTTCGACGCCCGCGACGAGGTTTTGCACTTTCGCAATCGAGCGTTCGGCGGCCTCGGGCGTCGAGACGTGAAAAACGGTATTCATGCTAGATGATGACAACCGGGTAAAAAAGCGATTTCGGTTAGCAGTCTTCGTGCGTGATTATTCTGTCGCGCAGTTCGGACGGAATCGAGCGAGGTTCGCCGGTATCCCTGTCGATGGCGACCTGCACGACTTCGGCAGTGGCGGCCACATCGTCTCCCGCGCGGATTTCGTGTTTCATCGTGATGCTCGATTCGCCGAGTTCCGTGACCGCCATGGCGACGGTCACCTCGTCTTCGGGCGTTATCGACCGGCGGTAGTCGATTTCGAGATGCGCGATGACGCCGCTGATTTCGTTCAGTGGAATCCCGATAACGTCCCGAAAATAGTCGATTCGCGCCTGTTCGAGGTACGTCGCGTACACCGCGTTGTTGACGTGGCCCATCGTGTCAAAGTCGCTGTACCGCGTTTCGACCTTGGTGGTGTAGCCGAACTCGTCCATGCAAACCGTAACCGGAAGCGGGTAAATCGGTCTGTTGGTTCGGCGCGAATCTGTGTACCTTCGGTGATTCGAAAAATGTGTGTGCTTCAAATGAGTATATCAGTCAAGAATGTCTTCCAACTCCAAAGATCGAATTTTCATCGCCGGACTCGGAGTTATCGCGCTTGCCGCGCTACTGTATAGCTTTTTGATTATCGGGAATATTTTGGCGTGGTTCGGTGCGATTGTTCCGTTCGTATTCTTGTATCTCATGTGGCGACTGGTTCTGGCAGTCGAACGAATCGCCGACGCGGTGGAAAAATAACTCCTCCATTCACACCGATTCAGTTTCGTGGTCGAACGTCTGCACTTCGACGGCTCGCCCTTCCGGGTCGTCCGCGAAGAAGTGATAGATGTCGTACTCCGGGTTCGCATTTGGTTCCTCGCGTGCACAGTCCGCCAGTTCTTCGTACCGCGAATCGACACCCGCGCGGTCGTCGGTGATGAAGGTCAAAATTCCATCCGTGTCTGCCGAGTCACGCGCGCAGAATCCGAACAGCATGTTGTCGTATTTCAGAATCGTACAGTCGGTTTGTTCGAGCCACACGTCCGCACCGAGTCGATCGGTGTAGAATTCGACGGTTTCCGCGCGATTTTCGCTGGCGAAAAAGATGATTCCACTCATATTTCGAACGACACGACGCGCTGAAAAAGCGTTTTCGTCCGCGTTTGATTTTCGCCACTCCCCACTCGATCAGTCCGACCGAACCATCACGTCGGTCGCTTTGACCACCGCAGTCAGTTCCATTCCTTCTTCTATTTCGAGATTTTCGACCGATTCGCGGGTGATGACCGCGGTTATCGTCTCGCCGTTTACGTCGATTGTAACCTCGGCGGTCACGTCACCGGTTTGGAGTTCTACTACCTCTCCCGTCAGTCGGTTTCGTGCGCTTAGCATCCAAATTCCCCCGGCAAGGAGACGACGACGCCGAGAATAAACGTTCGGGCGCGTTTCCGCGACTTTGCTCCGGAATGTAAACGCGATATTGAAATGTGGCCCCTCCCTAACAGGTGTATGGCTAAATATTCGACCGGGAACTCCTCCGGCGGCGGTAGCAGCGGTTCCTGTGAACTCTGCGGGAAAGCGACCGATTCGCTGACCGAGGCGAGTGTCGCGGGCGCGCAGTTGTCCGTCTGCGAGAACTGTGCGAGCCACAACGACGCGGCACAGCCCACGAAAACCGAGAACCGAGAACCCAGCGAACAGGACAGAAAGCGCCGGGCCGCCCAGCGGACGGCGCGGATGGATGACGCCCGAAAGGGCGACTCCCGCCACTGGGAGGAAGAGGGGACGAACTACGACAGCGACCCTCTACCGTACCTCGTCTCCAACTATGGCGACAACGTCGTGGAAGCGCGACAGGACGCGGGCCTTCAGCGCGAGGAACTCGCCGACGAACTCGACATTCCGGAAAAACACCTTCTCGCGGTCGAACAGAACCGGGCAAACCGGGCGGGCGTCGGCGGATCGGTCATCGAAGCGTTGGAAGACCACCTCGACGTGACGCTCTCGGAATCGGCGTAGGGTTTGAATCGGCGGAGCGTTTTTGTCCGCCGGTTTCGGAGAACGGAGTATGACTCGCGCGCCAGCGGAACCCTATCGAACGCGCTTCGAAACGACTGTCGAACGACGAGACGGGCGCGACGTGGTTCTCTCGGAGACGTATTTTTACGCCGAAAGCGGCGGTCAACCCGCCGACAGAGGAACCCTCGGTGGCGTTCCGGTCGTTGACGTACAGAAACACGACGGAGAAGTGGTTCACACGCTCGGAACGAAAATCGAGTCCGGAGTCGAAATGGAATCCGAGTCGGGAACTAAAACGAAAGCCGACTCAGGAGCCGAAATCGCGGCCGAATCCGGATCGAACCCGGATTCGGCCGCCAGCCCGGAGTTCGAAGCGGGTGATACCATCGTCGGGCAGATAGACGAAGCCTTCCGAACTTATTGCATGCGAGCGCACACCGCAAGCCACGCCCTCTACGGTGCTGGTCGGGGAATTTTGGACGACCTCGGCTACGGTGGCTTCGACATCGGCGAGGAGAAAATTCGCGTCGATTTCGAAACCTCGACGGACATCGACGACGAAATTCTCGTGGAACTCGAACGCCTGACGAACCGCGCGGTTTGGGATTCGCTTCCGGTGTCGTGGGAAGAAATCCCGAAGGAAGAAGCGATGCAACGCGAGGACATCGCGTTCAACACCAAAACGGAGGAGGGCGTCCTGAGCGATTCCGAGATGGTTCGAGTCGTGGAAATAGAGCAGTGGGACGTGGCGGCCTGCGGCGGAACACACGTCGAAAATACGCACGAAATCGGCCCGGTTACCATGCTTTCACGGTCGAACCCCGGCGAGGGATTGACTCGGGTTGAGTTCGCCGTCGGCCCGCCAGCAATCCAACAGCAAGCGGACGAAAAATCCTCGGCGCTCGATTCGGCGCGAATCGCGGGGACGAGTGTCGAAGATTTGCCCGAGGAAATCGATAGACTCACCGACGAACTCGACAGCCTCGAAAGCGAACTGGCGGACGCGAAATCCACACTCGTTGGCGAGAAAATAGAGGAGTTGGCGGACGAGACGACATCCCGAAACGGCAGTGAGTGGCTGGTCGGCACCATCGACGGCGTCGGCCCGAACGAACTCGCAGACCGCGTCCGGGAACTTGCAGGCGATGCGGCGGACGTGGTCGCACTCACAGGAAAAGACGGCGCGACGTTCCTCGTGGTTGGTGCAGACGGCGACATTTCCGCAGGTGACGTGATAGACGAGGTAACCGCCGAGTTCGGCGGCGGTGGCGGCGGCAGTTCGGCGTTTGCGCAGGGTGGCGGACTGTCGGCTGAACCGGAAGATGTAGTTTCGTTTTTGCGTGAATAGTGCCCGAAACCGGTGTTAGATTGCTAACTGCTCGAAAAAGAACGACCATTCGTCCAGCTTTTCTCGCACGACCATCTCCGTCGGCTTTCCGGTTCCGTGGCCCGTATTCTGTTCTTCGCGGAGCAAAACCGGTCGGTCTGCGGTGTTCAGTCCCTGCATTCGCGCGGTCATTTTTCGAGCGTGAAATGGATGCACCCGACTGTCGCCTTCGGCGGTTTTGAACAGCACCGCGGGATACTCCCGTTCTTCGACGTTGTGATATGGCGAGTACTCGCGGATGTACTCGAAATCGTCCGGGTCGTCGGGCGACCCGTACTCGGAAGTCCACGACGCGCCGAGCAGGAAGTTGTGGAACCGGAGCATGTCGAGCAAGGGAACGGCACAGAGACAGGCCGAAAATAGGTCTGGACGCTGAGTAAGCGTCGCCCCGACAGTTAGCCCGCCGTTGCTTCGGCCTTCGATTCCGAGACGTTCGGGTCGGGTATAGCCTCGCTCTGCGAGGTACTCCGCCCCCGCGATGAAATCGTCGAAGGTGTTCTGCTTTCGTTCCTTTCGCGCGGCGTGGTGCCATTCCTCGCCGAACTCGCCGCCGCCGCGAACGTTTGCGACGGCGAAGACGCCGCCCCGTTCGACGAACGGAATCGTGTACTGCCGGAAGGTCGGGGACTGACTGAGGTCGAATCCACCGTAGCCGTAGAGAACTGTCGGGTTGTCGCCGTCCAGTTCGACTCCGGCGTGGACGATGAACATCGGAACTTCCGTACCGTCCTTCGACTCGTACCACTCCTGTTCGACTTCGAGGTCAGCGTCGATGGACACCGCCGGTCGGTCGATTTCTGTCAGGCCGTCGCCGACGACGTACCGATAAACTGTCGGCGGTTGGTCGAACGACTGAAACCGGAAGAAGCACTCGCCGCTTTCGCGCACGCCATGCAATCCGTCGATGGAACCGGTTCCGGGCAAGGAAACGTCCTCGACGTGGTCGCCGTCAAGGGTGAACACCGAGAGTTCGGAAATTGCATTGCGTTCGTACTGCACGACGAGATGGTCGCCCGCGATGGCGAACTTCCACAGAATCGCTTCTTTCTCCGGAATCACCGATTCAAGGTCGTTCGGGGTGCGGTCGCCTCCGTCGAAATTTGTTCGTGCGATTCGGTAGTTCGGGGCGTCAGCGCTCGTCCGGAAGAAAACCCGGTCGTCGTGAATTTGCGGGTCGAAAATCGCGTCTTCGCCCACGACGAGCGGCTCGAACTCCCCGTTTTGCTCGTAGTACACGTCAGTTCGTTCCCAGTCGCGCATGAGCGCAGCGACGGCGTGCTCGCCGTCGCCGCCAGTATGGAGGCGTCCCCACGTTTGGTCGTCGAGTTCGATTGCGAACTCGTGGTCGTCGCCGTCATCACCGAGTCGGTGGTAGGCAAGCGACTTGTCGAGTTGCCCCTCCTCGTCCAGCGTTCCGGTTCGACCGTAGTAAAATCCGGTTTCGTCCCACGCAAAGGAGAACTCGCCGCTTCGTCCGACGTCTCGGAGTTCGTCCACGAGGCCACCGGTTTCGCTATCGATGACGCGAATATCGTACTGCTCGGTGCCACCCTCCATGACGCCATAGGCGACGAGCGACCCGTCAGGTGACGGGACGAACCAGTTTATCGTCAGCGTGCCGTCGTCGCTCCACTCGTTCGGGTCGGCGAGGACGCGACGCTCGCCATCGAACACGTCCCGACTCGACAGAACTGGCAGGTCGTCGTCCGGAAACGACACTCGCTGAAAGTAGCCTCCGGAAGTGGGTTTAATCGGGAAGAACTCCGCGATTTCTGCGAGAGCTTCGAATTGTGGTCTGAGTTCGTCGCGTGCCGTCGTCTGAAGATGGGAGTCGGCGTATTCGTTCTGGGTGGAAATCCATTTCTGCACTGCCCCGTCGTCACCTTCCAGCCACCGATACGGGTCGGAAATATCCTCGCCGTGCATCGTCTCGCTGGTTTCCCGTCTTTCGGTTTTCGGAGGGTCTGTTGACATACTGTCACTCGTCACGGAGGAAACTAATACGTTGTCGGGAACCGGCAACGCGTCGAGGATGCTGAAATGTATCCCTGTGTCACGGAAAACGGGTATCTTTTTCCCCCGGCACTCGAAGAACCGCCATGAACCTCTCCCCGGAACAACGGGCCATTCGTGACGTGGTTCGGGAATTCGCTGTCGAGGAAATCCAGCCGACTGCGGCGGACTGTGACGAGAACGAAGAATTCCCCGAGGACGTGTGGAACGGACTCGCAGAACTCGATTTGACGGGCATGACGGTGCCCGAGGAGTACGGCGGCATCGACGTGGACAAGATGACCTACAGCATCGCCAACGAGCAAGTCGCCTACGGCGCGCTGTCGGTGGCCACGGCGCTGTCGGTTCACTGCCTTGCAACGTCCTGTCTCGCGGAGTTCGGCGACGAAGAGCAAAAAGAACGCTGGCTTCCCGAGATGGCCGAGGGACGACCTGTCGGTGCGTTCGCGCTGTCGGAATCCGAAGCCGGGTCGAACCCGGCGGAGATGTCCACCGAGGCGCGAAAGGAGGGCGACGAGTACGTCATCAACGGCAAAAAACAGTGGATTACGAACGGCAAGCGCGCCGACGTGATCGTCCTGTTCGCTAAAACCGACCGGGACGACCCGCGAAGCGTCACGCAGTTCGTGGTTCCGAAGGACGCTGGCGTCGAAGTCGGGAAGAAAGAGGAGAAACTCGGTCTGCGCGCGAGCGACACGACGAGTCTCATTTTCGACGACGTGCGGATTCCCGCCAACTACCGACTCACCGAAGAGGGCAAGGGACTTTCCGCCGCACTGCACATTCTGACCGGCGGCCGTATCGGCATCGCCAGTCAGTCGGTCGGACTCTCGCAGGCCGCACTCGACCAAGCCATCGACTACGCCGAGGAGCGCGAGCAGTTCGGCAAGCCGATTGCCGACATCCAAACTATTCGGCACAAGTTCGCGGACATGCAGACGAAACTACAGGCAGGGCGTCTGCTGACTCGGGATGCCGCCCGACTCGCGGACGCTGGCGAGGAACACCAGATGGCGGCGAGCATGGCGAAGTATTTCGCCAGCGAGTCCGCCGTCGAAATCACGAACGAGGCGGTGCAGATTCACGGCGGCTACGGCTACACGACGGATTTCGATGTGGAACGCCTCTACCGCGATTCGAAAATCACGACCATCTACGAGGGAACCTCCGAGATTCAAAAGAAGGTCATCGCCCGCAATCTGCTGGGCTAACCCCATAGATTTATGCCACATCGCCGGGATGGCTGATTCGATACCCAGTTTCGTGATTCGATGACTATCTCCAACCGTTCATCCCTCGTCTCCTTCGATGTCGATTCGGCAGTCTCTGCGCTTCAAAACGCGGCGGGCGATTCTGTTCACCTCTGCGTCGAGTACGACACCGAGAATTTCAACACCCTGTATGCCGACCAGATGACCCTCGATTTGTACGACAGCGAACGGGAAATGGTAGACCACTTCGAGGAAGTCCTCTCCTACGTCCACGTCGATTTCATGGAAAAAGACCTCTTCGAGGAGGTGTTCCGCGATGCGGGCAGCGTCCGTTCGTTTGCTACCTTCATGGATCACGTCATCCTCGTTCGGGTGCTCGTCGGCGAAGAGGGACTATTTTTCACGGTTGACACGGATTCCGACGTGACGGCGCTGGTCGAGACAGTGGAAGAGGTAATCGAGTAATCAGACCGAACAACCGAGTGGTTCACCGACCGAAGTCCCTTTGCGCCCGACCTTCCTACAGCAACCTGTGACTGACGACGTTGCAGCGGTGGTGTACGACCTCGATGGAACGCTCGTGCAACTCATCGTGAACTGGAAAGCGGTGGCACAGGACGTAGCGATGGAACTGGAAACTCACGGCGTCGATGCGAGCGACGCCGACCTCTGGCGGATGCTCGATTTAGCCGACGAGGCGAATGTCCGGCGAGAAATCGAGACGATAATCGGCCAGCACGAACGTGATGGCGCGCGACGTTCGACTCGCCTCCCGCACGCGGACGAACTGCTTTCCCGTGATGTTCCCGTCGGCGTGTGTTCGCTGAACTGTGAATCGGCCTGCCACGTCGGCCTCGAAACGCACGGACTTGCGAGACACGTCGATGCCGTCGTCGGACGGGATTCGGTTTCAACGCGAAAGCCCCATCCGGAACCGCTGCGTGCGACCCTACGGGAACTCGGTGTGGATGGAAACGCCGTTTTCGTCGGGGATTCGCGTCGGGACGAACTGACCGCAGAACGCGCTGGCATCGCCTTCGAATACGTCTAAGCGGGTTCGGCCCAGCGGCTTTCCGTTCGATTCCTGCTCGACTACTGACCGCCAGCGAGCGTATTTTTCACGAGATTCTCGTGACCGCGGCGTAGTCGCTCCGAGAGGGATTGATGTGTCACACCGAGTTCACCAGCGAGCGTTTTCGCGGAGACTTCCCGCGGAACGGAGTAGTAGCCCCGGTCGTGGGCGAGTTGAAGTGTCTGTCGTTGACTTTGGGTCAGACCGAACTGGCCGGGTCGTTTCTGTGTGAACTCCTGAATCGTGTTGATTTCGAGGTCGATTCCTCGGGTTTCACAATGTTCGTAGGTACGAGCGAGTGCGTCGTGGTCACCGAACAAAATCCGGAGATTCCACGTATCTTTTTTTCCGGTTGCGGTGAGAATCGCTCCCTGTTCTTCCACGAGGATTTGCACGAGGGCGTCGATTTTGGTGACCCACTCCAACTGGTAGAGACATTCAGTGTCGAACTCGGCGATGAGTTGGAAATTTCTCACGCTATCGTCGGTGAGGAGGGCGGATTCGACGGCTTCATGGTCGCTGGTGCCTGCCCAGACGAACGGCAGCAGCCGATTTCGACTGTGTGCCACGACCTGTTCGATGTCGAACCGGGTAGTGTCGAGCTTTTGAAGGGTTCGTTGGAGGGCGAACGTATCGGCGGGAAACGTCACCTCAGCAATCGTTCCCGTCATACCCCTTCTCACGCGTTCTCATTGATACCGTTATTGGCCGATTTCAGATAAATAAGCTGTACGATAGTGGAATCAAATTCCATTCAACGGTACTTTTTCGGGGGTGGCGGCGTGGACGCGCTAATAGAGAATTCCCACTCGAACCAACAAGTCCGTGGCGTATCGTATCGTCGAATGTGGCCATTTCAGTCCGGTTCGTCGTTTTCTGCCCCTTCGTCGTGTTTTTCGTTCCTGACGGATTTCGGCGTTTTAGTCCGCCTGCTGGCGACGAGCGTAGAAAAACACGCAAATCGCGGTGACGAACCACACGATTGCGCCGATGCGAACCGCGAAGGAGACGCGCGACGCCCACGTCGGCAGCGACACACCCGAGAAAAACGCGATGAGTGCGACGAGTGGCGCACCGATGACGATGGTGGTGACGAAGGTGACCTGCATCACCCACCCGTAATCGACGCCGTCCGGACTGTAGGTTTCGACTGGTTCGGGCACAGATAAACGCGAGAACCGGGTGGGCTTAAGAGTTATCAGGTCTGGTCAGCAGGCCGAGTAAGGCGGCCAATTTCCGGTTAATCCGTGGCCGACCGCGGAGGTTAAGCCCTCCGAACAAGGAGTTCGAGGTATGCCAACGGTGAGGGATATTCGCGCCAAGGCGGGCGAAGCGCCGATTACGATGCTCACGGCCTACGACGCGCCGACAGCCGAAATCGTGGACGACGCCGACATCGACATGATACTCGTCGGGGACAGCATGGGCAACGCAGTGTTGGGATACGATTCCACGCTTCCCGTCACGGTTGACGAGGTTGCGAGTCGAACCGGGGCCGTTGCCCGCGGTGTTGAAGATGCACTGGTCATCGCCGATTTGCCATTCTTGAGTTTCGGCTTCGATACGAAGACGGCGGTCGAACACGCAGGTCGAATGGTAAAAGAGGAAGGTGCAAACGCCGTCAAAATCGAGAGCGGAAGCCACACCGTGGAGCTAACCGAAACGCTCTCACAAATCGGTATTCCGGTGATGGCCCACCTCGGGCTGACGCCACAGCACGTCAACCAGTCGGGATACGCCCGACAGGGAACGTCGCAGGAGTCCGCAGAGGGAATGCTCGAACTCGCCAGAGAACACGAGGAAGCGGGCGCGTTCTCGCTCGTCCTCGAACACGTTCCGGCGAACCTGGCGGAAACCATCACGGAAGAACTCGACATCCCGACCATCGGAATCGGTGCCGGGCCACACACGGACGGGCAGGTGCTCGTCATCACCGACGCAGTCGGATTGGGCGACTGGAGTCCATCGTTCTCGAAGCAGTTCGGCGACGTTCGAGGCGAAATGGAACGTGCGGTTTCCGCGTACCGCGACGAAGTCGAATCCGGCGAGTTCCCGGCGGACGAACACTCGCACGTCGAAGAAAATCTGGACGACGTGTACTGATTCGGTGAAATCGTTCTGACTTTCCCCTTCTACCGAACGCCTTCCAAAAACCGCGTCAGCGTTCCGTTGAACGCCTCCGGCGTTTCGAGCATAGTTAGATGCGCGGTTCCTTCGATTTCGACGTACTGGCCGTCGATGACGTTGTCGGCCAGATATTTGTGATATCGTGGCGGCGTGAGCATGTCGTGCTCGCCGACGACGGCGAGCGTCGGGGCGACGATTCCGTTCAACTGGTCGCGCACGTCGAAAGTGTGACAGGAGTGAAAATCACGACTCGTCACTCGCCGTCCGACTTCGTACATCGACTCTTTCGAAAGTTCGACGTAGCGGTCGTCTGGGTCGTGAAATAGGCGGTCGCCGTCGTGTAAAAATTCGACGGCGCGGTCGAAATCCGATTCGAGCCAGATGAGTAAATCGTCGAGTACGGCCAGTTTTGCGCCGGTTCCGACGAGTGCGAGGGCGTCGGGTTCGAAGTCGCGGTCGAGGACGAGGTGCATGACGATTGCGCCGCCGAGCGAGTTGCCGACGAGGGTTTTCGCTCCGGTTTCCTCGGCGACGGCCAGCACGTCGTCGGAGTAGGCCGAGATGGTGCTCCAGCCGGGGTCTGCCTCCACGTCTTCGGAGTCGCCGTGGCCACTCAAATCAAGTGCGACGACGGGGAACGAAGAAGCGAGGCGGGCGAGTTGAGCTTTCCAGAGTTCGTGTGTGCCGCCGCTTCCGTGGACGAACAGCACCGGGTCGCCCTCACCACCACGGTCTACGATGCGATAAGCTGTCGTCCGGTCGTGGTGTGTGACTGTTTCCATGTCGTATGTCTCACGCGCGTAGAGCATAAAGTTCCGGACGAATACGCGGCGATTTCGGACGCAAATCGATGGAACCGCATTTCCACCGTTTGTTCGGTAATCGATGTACTGTAGCACCCTCTCCAGCGAAAGACTTAAATGTCTTCGAACCTAACCAGAGGTTAGCTAACCATGACACTCGAACGTATCACACAGCAGAGTGGCAGCATCTCCCGTCGCTACAGCTACGACGATGGAGATGTCGTCGTCGCCGACTTCGGCACTGCAGACGTTTCGGTAGACGTGCTCGAAGACGTGGCAATCGTCGTCGTCGAGGAAGATGACGATGAGTTCCAGACGGAAATCGACCTGCCAACCGGAGGGGCAGAAGTGTTAATCAACAACGGAATCCTAACCATAACGGAGGGACGATGAAACTAACTGTCAAACCGTTGAAGCAGAAGGACGCGGGCCGCGGACTCGCGGCGGTTGACCGACGTTCTATGGAGGAACTTGGCGTCGAGAACGGCGACTACATCGTTATCGAGGGCCGCGGACAGGATCGTGCGGTCGCGCGAGTCTGGCCCGGCTACCCCGAAGACGAGGGTCGCGGTATCATCCGCATCGACGGAAAGCTCCGACAAGAGGCTGGTGTCGGCATCGACGACAAGGTCAGTATTGAGAAAGCCGACGTCAAACCGGCGAACAAGGTCACCATCGCGCTCCCGCAGAACCTTCAGATTCGCGGGAACATCGCG encodes:
- a CDS encoding DUF7127 family protein, encoding MTLERITQQSGSISRRYSYDDGDVVVADFGTADVSVDVLEDVAIVVVEEDDDEFQTEIDLPTGGAEVLINNGILTITEGR